A window of Verrucomicrobiota bacterium contains these coding sequences:
- the gatB gene encoding Asp-tRNA(Asn)/Glu-tRNA(Gln) amidotransferase subunit GatB, which yields MEYEVVIGLEVHVQVRTKSKIFTSVGVGFGQEPNTLTDPVVLGFPGALPVINKEAVEKSVKVGMLLESTIPEVTKWDRKNYFYPDSPKNYQISQFDQPICEGGKVEIELPGPSRNIMGEHKWIELTRAHLEEDVGKLNHFDGDSLVDYNRAGTPLLEIVTEPVLHTPDEAFAYLNALRNLMIYGDISDCDMEKGQMRCDANISIRPVGQLELGVKVEIKNMNSSSGVKNGLAYEIQRQIQAVKAGGTIHQETRGWDATKNVTYHMRFKEESHDYRYFPDPDLMPIRIDEAWRARVKATIPERPFDRQRRYYEAFDLPFTITSVLIPDPELCAFFEEAAKGCSKPQQAANWLVNNLLGELGNAGLSLSESKIKPAHIAELVGLIDEGAISNNIAKEQVFGTMFETGEMPAAIVEAKGLKQSNDTGELEGFCQEVIDANPGPVAEIQAGNEKAINFLKGQVMKASRGKANPALVDKVLKELIDKKG from the coding sequence ATGGAATACGAAGTCGTCATAGGTTTAGAGGTGCACGTTCAGGTTCGAACGAAGTCCAAGATTTTTACATCGGTGGGGGTTGGGTTTGGACAAGAACCGAATACGTTGACGGACCCTGTGGTTCTTGGTTTTCCGGGGGCGCTTCCTGTGATTAATAAGGAAGCGGTCGAGAAGTCGGTTAAGGTGGGCATGCTTTTGGAAAGTACGATTCCCGAAGTAACCAAGTGGGACCGCAAAAACTATTTTTATCCTGACAGCCCCAAGAATTATCAGATCTCCCAGTTCGATCAGCCCATTTGTGAAGGAGGTAAGGTTGAGATCGAGCTGCCTGGTCCGTCGAGGAACATCATGGGTGAGCATAAATGGATTGAGCTCACGCGTGCGCATCTCGAAGAGGATGTGGGAAAACTCAATCACTTCGATGGCGACAGTCTGGTGGACTACAATCGTGCGGGGACTCCGTTGCTTGAGATCGTTACCGAGCCGGTTCTCCATACTCCGGATGAAGCATTTGCTTATTTAAATGCCCTGAGAAATCTCATGATTTACGGAGACATTTCCGACTGCGATATGGAGAAGGGGCAGATGCGTTGTGATGCAAATATCAGCATACGTCCGGTGGGTCAGCTAGAGCTTGGCGTAAAGGTTGAGATCAAGAACATGAACAGTAGCTCCGGTGTTAAGAATGGATTGGCCTATGAAATTCAGCGGCAGATTCAGGCCGTGAAAGCTGGTGGCACTATTCATCAGGAAACACGTGGTTGGGATGCTACTAAAAATGTGACCTACCATATGCGTTTCAAAGAGGAGTCCCATGATTACCGGTATTTCCCGGACCCTGATTTGATGCCGATCCGAATCGATGAAGCCTGGCGTGCACGCGTGAAAGCGACCATCCCGGAACGACCCTTTGATCGGCAACGTCGTTATTACGAAGCATTCGATTTACCATTCACAATAACTTCCGTCCTGATTCCTGATCCCGAATTGTGCGCGTTTTTTGAAGAAGCAGCCAAGGGTTGCAGTAAACCCCAACAGGCGGCCAATTGGTTGGTGAATAACCTTCTTGGTGAATTGGGGAATGCCGGGCTTTCTTTATCCGAAAGCAAAATAAAACCTGCTCATATCGCGGAGCTTGTAGGGCTGATCGATGAAGGTGCTATCTCCAACAATATCGCCAAGGAACAGGTATTTGGAACGATGTTTGAAACAGGCGAAATGCCTGCTGCTATCGTAGAAGCCAAGGGACTTAAACAGAGTAATGACACTGGAGAACTTGAAGGGTTTTGTCAGGAAGTGATCGATGCAAATCCAGGCCCCGTGGCGGAAATTCAAGCCGGTAATGAAAAAGCTATCAACTTTTTGAAAGGCCAGGTTATGAAGGCAAGCCGTGGCAAAGCCAACCCCGCTCTTGTGGATAAAGTGCTCAAGGAGCTAATTGATAAAAAAGGCTGA
- the gatA gene encoding Asp-tRNA(Asn)/Glu-tRNA(Gln) amidotransferase subunit GatA, with the protein MADDLHFKTLSGLQDLLSAGDISSVELTNALVDRKEAVDPQVQAFNSLDKDYALSQAEASDKRRAADELLGALDGIPIGLKDVIAVKDLPLTCSSKMLEHFVSPYDATVSTRLKDAGAVLFGRLNMDEFAMGSSTENSAFKTTFNPWNLERVAGGSSGGSAAAVSAGSVPVSLGSDTGGSIRQPASFCGVVGFKPTYGRVSRFGLVAYASSLDQIGPFGRSVKDVATVLQTIAGHDPKDSTSIYQEVPDFSEALGTKKGPWKLGVPKEYFGDGLDPEVKSTVQKAIDWYADQGCEIQEASMPNMNLAIATYYIIATAEASSNLARFDGVRYTHRSKDVENAIDLYFKSRAEGFGEEVKLRIILGTYVLSSGYYDAYYLKAQKVRSLIRQDFMRAYESVDALLTPTSPFVSFKAGEKTDDPLQMYLADIYTISANLAGIPGISLPCGKNSEGLPIGLQILGKPFGEADLLAIANAYEEAHDHSNQHPKI; encoded by the coding sequence ATGGCAGACGATCTTCATTTTAAAACTCTTTCCGGCCTGCAGGACTTATTATCTGCTGGCGATATTTCTTCTGTGGAATTAACCAATGCGTTGGTAGATCGGAAAGAAGCGGTGGATCCGCAGGTTCAGGCGTTTAACTCGCTCGATAAGGATTACGCGCTTTCTCAAGCGGAAGCTTCCGATAAACGTCGTGCTGCCGATGAATTGTTGGGAGCCCTCGATGGAATTCCCATTGGTCTCAAGGATGTGATCGCGGTAAAAGACCTGCCTTTGACCTGCTCGAGCAAGATGCTTGAGCACTTTGTATCTCCCTACGATGCCACTGTATCAACCCGACTGAAGGATGCTGGTGCGGTGTTGTTTGGGCGACTGAACATGGATGAGTTTGCCATGGGTTCTTCAACCGAGAACTCGGCTTTCAAAACTACGTTTAATCCCTGGAATCTGGAGCGAGTAGCTGGTGGATCCAGTGGTGGTAGCGCCGCGGCTGTATCAGCTGGTTCGGTACCTGTTTCCCTTGGAAGTGATACCGGTGGTTCGATCCGCCAGCCCGCTTCGTTTTGCGGAGTGGTTGGATTTAAACCAACCTACGGTCGCGTTTCCCGTTTTGGATTGGTGGCCTATGCCTCCTCTCTGGACCAAATCGGCCCGTTTGGCCGTTCGGTAAAAGATGTGGCGACGGTGCTTCAGACGATTGCCGGACACGATCCCAAAGACTCCACTTCCATATACCAGGAGGTACCTGACTTTAGTGAAGCTTTGGGGACAAAGAAAGGCCCCTGGAAACTTGGAGTTCCCAAAGAATACTTTGGAGATGGCCTGGATCCTGAAGTGAAAAGTACTGTTCAAAAAGCGATCGATTGGTACGCCGATCAGGGGTGCGAGATCCAGGAAGCGAGCATGCCAAACATGAATTTGGCTATTGCGACCTACTACATAATCGCGACGGCAGAGGCTTCCTCAAACCTGGCACGATTTGATGGCGTTCGCTATACGCATCGAAGCAAGGACGTTGAAAACGCCATCGACCTGTATTTTAAAAGCCGGGCGGAAGGTTTTGGTGAAGAAGTGAAGCTTCGGATTATCCTCGGTACTTATGTGCTTAGTTCTGGTTACTACGATGCCTATTATTTGAAGGCTCAGAAGGTACGCTCGTTGATTCGCCAGGATTTCATGAGGGCCTATGAATCGGTCGACGCATTGCTCACCCCTACATCCCCATTCGTATCGTTTAAAGCGGGCGAGAAAACGGACGACCCACTCCAGATGTATTTGGCCGATATCTATACCATTTCGGCTAACCTCGCCGGTATTCCTGGAATATCTCTGCCCTGTGGTAAAAACTCGGAAGGATTGCCCATTGGACTACAGATCCTGGGTAAACCGTTTGGCGAAGCCGATCTTCTGGCGATTGCGAATGCCTATGAAGAGGCCCACGATCACTCGAACCAGCACCCGAAGATTTAA
- the gatC gene encoding Asp-tRNA(Asn)/Glu-tRNA(Gln) amidotransferase subunit GatC has product MSEKGSIDIDYVANLARIELSDKERQRFSAQLGSILDYFEQLNAVDVSDVEPMAHAFQVENVLREDISVEGFDPETAVQHAAAKRNNMVQVPKVIDG; this is encoded by the coding sequence ATGAGTGAAAAGGGATCCATTGATATCGACTACGTCGCGAACTTGGCACGCATCGAATTGTCTGATAAAGAACGCCAACGCTTCTCTGCTCAACTCGGAAGTATCTTGGATTATTTCGAGCAGTTGAATGCCGTGGACGTCAGTGATGTGGAACCGATGGCCCACGCATTTCAAGTGGAGAACGTTTTGCGGGAAGACATATCAGTCGAAGGTTTCGATCCTGAAACCGCGGTTCAGCATGCCGCTGCCAAACGCAATAACATGGTTCAAGTACCAAAGGTTATCGACGGCTGA
- the pheT gene encoding phenylalanine--tRNA ligase subunit beta, protein MLISLSWLSDYVDLSDKTTEEIEYAMTMIGFEVEGIKNTGLPDLPNVVVGEVLAREQHPDADRLGVCEVNVGEAETLQIVCGASNYKVGDRVPVAKVGARLPGNFKIKASKLRGVESFGMMCSPRELGLGADHEGLMILENHPEIGTPINDVFPDSDIVLDIEVTPNRPDCLSHVGIAREMAAYYGKALTYPILETDFDGVRKTGEHGLITGVDVQSPEDCPNYYAHSIKGVKMGSSPDWLKRYLEAVDQRPINNVVDITNFVLHEFGQPLHAFDASKIKGNKIVVRKASEGEKIVTLDDKERTLKSNMLVIADAEKPLVIAGVMGSVDAGVDDNTVDIVLESAYFDPSGIRKTSRTLGLSSDSSYRFERGVDPKGANFAALRAIDLILEIAGGELVGPYIQAGSEPSTEQEINLNPQFIRDVAGFDIPDQKIREIFEALECRVTGNENEWVVHVPSWRGDLYRPADLAEEAIRMFGTDQIPDAPVTVAGLIQDDANTATLNERFSTYLAGQHFQECVHYSLRSGEEAKQWFSRFSMDALKLANPFTSDQTHLRVSLIPGLLDTLKLNFARKTGMERVFEVGKVFHEHNGQIFEMVSVAFAIFQPDKSSSWKSREPADFYTSKNILNALGQLANLKLDEVGYKNLAWGTTIWQEGHSAHVGSFADNGFEAILGMLNVNLVKDWDLDGTVLAGSIEILPEKVTLGHDIVKFKPFSQFPPAEKDLALVVDEFLHAETVRRELAKITKRAVNNRYELESVTVFDVYSGGGLPAGKKSLAFNMKFRSNDRTLTDKEVGEVFSAVQKEIESSTPYLVRS, encoded by the coding sequence ATGTTAATTTCTCTTAGCTGGTTATCCGACTATGTGGACCTCTCGGACAAAACGACCGAGGAGATTGAGTATGCCATGACAATGATCGGGTTCGAGGTGGAAGGTATTAAAAATACCGGATTGCCTGATCTACCCAATGTGGTGGTAGGAGAAGTTCTTGCACGTGAGCAGCATCCTGATGCGGATCGGCTTGGCGTCTGCGAGGTCAATGTGGGTGAAGCAGAGACTCTGCAAATCGTTTGTGGAGCGTCTAACTATAAAGTCGGTGACCGCGTGCCGGTAGCCAAAGTAGGCGCACGCCTTCCAGGGAATTTTAAAATCAAAGCCTCCAAGCTCCGTGGCGTTGAATCGTTTGGAATGATGTGCAGTCCTCGTGAGCTTGGCCTTGGAGCGGATCACGAGGGGTTGATGATACTTGAGAACCATCCTGAGATCGGCACTCCCATCAACGATGTGTTTCCCGATTCCGATATCGTCTTGGATATCGAAGTGACCCCAAATCGTCCCGATTGCCTCAGTCATGTAGGTATTGCCCGGGAGATGGCGGCTTACTATGGCAAGGCACTTACTTACCCCATACTGGAAACCGACTTTGATGGCGTTCGGAAAACAGGAGAACATGGTTTGATTACCGGGGTTGATGTGCAGTCTCCGGAAGATTGTCCGAATTATTACGCCCATAGCATCAAAGGCGTTAAGATGGGTTCGAGCCCGGATTGGTTGAAGCGTTATCTTGAAGCCGTTGATCAAAGGCCGATTAACAACGTGGTGGATATCACCAACTTCGTCCTGCACGAGTTCGGTCAACCTCTTCATGCGTTTGATGCCAGCAAGATTAAAGGAAACAAGATTGTTGTTCGTAAAGCATCGGAAGGTGAAAAGATCGTCACTCTCGATGACAAGGAACGGACTTTAAAATCCAATATGCTGGTAATCGCCGATGCGGAAAAGCCATTAGTGATTGCAGGTGTAATGGGATCGGTCGATGCTGGGGTGGATGACAACACGGTTGATATCGTTTTGGAATCCGCTTATTTCGATCCGTCCGGAATTCGGAAAACGAGCCGAACCCTTGGGTTGTCTTCAGACAGTTCCTACCGCTTCGAACGTGGCGTAGATCCCAAGGGTGCAAACTTCGCTGCCCTGCGCGCCATTGACTTGATTTTGGAAATTGCCGGTGGGGAGCTGGTTGGGCCTTACATTCAAGCAGGCTCGGAACCCAGCACCGAACAAGAGATCAATTTAAACCCTCAATTTATTCGCGATGTGGCTGGTTTTGATATTCCAGACCAAAAAATTCGTGAGATTTTCGAAGCACTTGAATGTAGAGTCACCGGTAACGAGAACGAGTGGGTGGTTCATGTGCCTAGTTGGCGTGGTGATCTTTATCGTCCTGCTGATCTTGCCGAGGAAGCGATCAGAATGTTTGGCACGGACCAGATTCCTGACGCTCCTGTGACGGTGGCCGGGCTCATTCAAGACGATGCGAATACAGCGACTTTGAACGAGCGGTTTTCGACCTATCTCGCTGGGCAACATTTTCAGGAGTGCGTGCACTACAGTCTTCGCTCAGGCGAGGAAGCCAAGCAATGGTTCAGTCGATTCAGCATGGATGCCCTTAAGTTGGCGAATCCGTTTACCTCCGATCAAACTCACCTGCGCGTATCCTTGATTCCCGGATTGCTCGACACCTTGAAGTTAAACTTCGCCCGCAAAACGGGAATGGAGCGTGTTTTCGAAGTAGGAAAAGTATTCCATGAACACAACGGTCAGATTTTCGAGATGGTGTCTGTGGCTTTTGCCATATTTCAGCCCGATAAAAGTTCCTCCTGGAAAAGCCGTGAGCCGGCAGATTTTTATACCTCGAAGAATATACTCAACGCTCTTGGCCAATTGGCGAATCTCAAGCTTGATGAAGTGGGTTACAAGAATCTGGCCTGGGGTACCACGATTTGGCAGGAAGGTCATTCCGCCCATGTCGGCAGTTTTGCCGACAACGGTTTTGAAGCCATCCTTGGGATGCTCAACGTAAACCTGGTAAAGGATTGGGATCTGGATGGTACCGTGCTTGCTGGTAGCATCGAGATCCTGCCGGAGAAAGTGACTCTTGGTCACGATATTGTTAAGTTTAAACCGTTCAGTCAGTTTCCTCCCGCTGAAAAGGACCTGGCACTTGTGGTGGATGAGTTTTTGCACGCCGAAACAGTGCGTCGCGAGCTCGCCAAGATTACCAAGCGGGCGGTGAACAATCGCTACGAGCTGGAATCGGTTACCGTCTTCGATGTTTATTCAGGAGGAGGCCTTCCGGCTGGTAAAAAGAGTTTGGCTTTCAATATGAAATTTCGCTCGAACGATCGCACGCTTACGGACAAGGAAGTCGGTGAGGTTTTCAGCGCAGTTCAAAAAGAAATCGAATCATCAACGCCTTACCTGGTGCGGTCCTAA
- the pheS gene encoding phenylalanine--tRNA ligase subunit alpha — MEDTLKALVSEAEEGIPSVHTRPEFEAFKARFVGPNGSLKDAMRGMAQVPKEDKPRIGQLLNKTKQELEAIFQAALDKIETTELAAKLGDPIDPSLPSPDPVPGNLHPLTQVRNEIVRVLKSVGFIVAEGPEVETEHFCFDALNTPKDHPARDLQDTFYLPTDATVGNVSKHADERYLLRTHTSTVQIRTMLEQEPPVRIISPGRCFRRDTTDATHSASFTQVEGLYVDKGVTVRDLKAILDFLLKSLLGSDAKTRFRPHFFPYTEPSFEMDAQSSHLAKVGKDWVELGGCGMVDPNVFTAVGYDPDVYSGYAFGFGIERIAMILYGIDDIRYFYQNDFRFLKQFS; from the coding sequence ATGGAGGATACACTCAAGGCCTTAGTATCCGAGGCTGAGGAAGGAATCCCATCGGTTCATACCCGCCCGGAATTTGAAGCATTCAAAGCTCGCTTTGTCGGCCCCAACGGTTCGCTGAAGGATGCCATGCGTGGCATGGCTCAGGTTCCCAAGGAAGACAAACCGAGGATAGGACAGCTACTCAATAAAACCAAGCAGGAGTTGGAGGCGATCTTCCAGGCTGCCCTGGACAAGATTGAAACGACCGAGCTAGCAGCAAAGCTGGGGGATCCGATTGATCCGTCATTGCCCAGTCCAGATCCTGTTCCCGGCAACTTGCATCCGCTGACACAGGTGCGAAATGAGATCGTGCGTGTTTTGAAATCGGTTGGATTTATTGTGGCCGAAGGACCTGAAGTCGAAACCGAGCACTTTTGTTTCGATGCATTAAACACGCCGAAGGATCACCCTGCACGAGACCTGCAAGACACTTTCTACCTTCCAACTGATGCGACAGTGGGGAATGTATCGAAGCATGCGGACGAGCGTTACTTGTTACGCACGCACACTTCGACCGTGCAAATCCGTACCATGTTGGAGCAGGAACCACCGGTCAGGATTATTTCTCCCGGACGTTGTTTTCGCAGAGACACGACGGATGCGACTCACAGTGCCAGTTTCACCCAGGTTGAAGGACTCTATGTCGATAAAGGTGTTACGGTTCGTGACCTGAAGGCCATCTTGGATTTTCTATTGAAATCATTGCTCGGATCGGATGCCAAGACACGATTCCGCCCGCACTTTTTCCCCTACACTGAACCCAGTTTCGAGATGGACGCACAGTCCTCGCATCTGGCCAAGGTAGGTAAGGATTGGGTTGAGCTTGGTGGGTGCGGTATGGTCGACCCCAATGTTTTCACTGCCGTCGGTTATGATCCTGACGTTTATTCCGGTTATGCCTTCGGGTTTGGGATCGAGCGGATCGCCATGATTCTCTACGGCATCGACGACATCCGTTATTTCTATCAAAACGACTTCAGGTTTCTGAAGCAATTTTCCTAA
- the rplT gene encoding 50S ribosomal protein L20 has translation MPRATNAPASRKRRKRVIKQAKGYWGNRSRLFRYAHEAVNHGQQYAFRDRKNKKRTWRALWIVRINAMCRTYETTYSRFMNGLKKAGIELDRKQLSELAIHDETAFIALINKAKEAQGA, from the coding sequence ATGCCTAGAGCAACCAACGCACCCGCATCACGTAAACGCCGTAAGCGCGTTATAAAACAGGCCAAAGGCTATTGGGGAAATCGTTCCCGCCTTTTCCGTTATGCTCACGAGGCCGTTAACCACGGCCAACAATACGCTTTCCGCGACCGGAAAAACAAGAAGCGCACCTGGCGTGCTCTTTGGATCGTCCGGATCAACGCAATGTGCCGTACCTACGAAACGACTTATAGCCGTTTTATGAATGGACTTAAGAAGGCCGGGATCGAACTCGATCGGAAACAGCTTTCGGAATTGGCCATTCACGACGAGACCGCGTTCATCGCACTCATCAATAAGGCTAAAGAAGCTCAGGGAGCTTAG
- the rpmI gene encoding 50S ribosomal protein L35 translates to MVRFSEFLMQKTRKSVAKRFKITGTGKVMRRSPNRRHLLSSKSVKQKRASGHDKEVSKGFSAIIHKALPHSKRT, encoded by the coding sequence ATGGTCCGCTTTTCCGAATTTCTCATGCAAAAAACAAGAAAGTCTGTTGCTAAACGTTTCAAGATCACCGGAACGGGTAAGGTCATGCGCCGTAGCCCGAACCGTCGTCACTTGTTGTCCAGTAAATCAGTTAAACAGAAGCGCGCCAGTGGTCACGATAAAGAAGTCTCAAAAGGATTTTCTGCTATTATCCACAAAGCGCTTCCGCACAGCAAGCGCACTTAG
- a CDS encoding type II toxin-antitoxin system Phd/YefM family antitoxin: MIRINIHEAKTHLSKYAQKVKAGETVILCDRNIPFGEIRPFETDAPGPVRFGVSPWEFAIPDDFDDPLESFESDFYRA, translated from the coding sequence ATGATCAGAATTAACATCCATGAAGCCAAGACGCACCTTTCAAAATACGCCCAAAAGGTGAAAGCTGGCGAAACGGTGATCTTGTGCGACCGGAATATTCCGTTTGGCGAGATCCGTCCGTTCGAAACGGATGCACCGGGTCCTGTGCGGTTTGGGGTCAGCCCCTGGGAATTTGCAATCCCTGATGATTTTGATGATCCGTTAGAGAGCTTTGAAAGTGATTTTTACAGAGCGTAA
- a CDS encoding type II toxin-antitoxin system VapC family toxin, translating into MTTYLLDTQVALWLFQNSPKITKDLKTHLSKPDARYLFHQASTWEIQIKYDLGKLPLPVPPNEYLSICLEKSGLGYRTITDAGIFMLGKLPAIHRDPFDRLLVAHAIANGWTLLTADQTLKQYPVVTS; encoded by the coding sequence ATGACCACCTACCTCCTGGACACCCAAGTGGCCCTGTGGCTATTTCAGAACAGTCCCAAAATAACAAAAGACCTGAAAACCCATTTGTCGAAACCGGACGCACGTTACCTTTTTCATCAGGCATCCACATGGGAAATACAAATCAAATACGACTTGGGTAAACTCCCCTTGCCTGTCCCTCCAAACGAATATTTAAGCATTTGCCTGGAAAAATCAGGGCTTGGCTATCGAACTATTACGGATGCTGGTATTTTCATGTTAGGCAAACTGCCGGCGATACATCGTGACCCTTTCGATCGTTTGCTTGTCGCCCATGCGATTGCCAATGGGTGGACTCTTTTAACTGCGGATCAGACTTTGAAACAATACCCCGTAGTCACCTCTTAG
- a CDS encoding RNA polymerase sigma factor: MKNFEVVVDLHYKNLYYFALNLTRNGADAEDLVQQAFLKLAKSYASIRDMTKVKSWLFSTLYRLFIDQKRKFSRHPEIQYEETSSDALIAEPSRIGQHVDSATVVTALKSLKESLRVPLTLYYFEQYSYQEIADVMELPVGTVMSRLYRGKAELYNQLKDPQPQAKNGNI; this comes from the coding sequence ATGAAAAATTTTGAAGTGGTCGTAGATCTACATTACAAGAATCTCTACTATTTTGCTCTCAATCTGACCAGGAATGGGGCGGATGCCGAGGATCTGGTACAACAAGCCTTTTTGAAACTGGCAAAAAGCTATGCTTCGATTCGAGATATGACCAAGGTAAAAAGCTGGTTGTTTTCAACATTGTATCGACTGTTTATCGACCAAAAAAGGAAATTCAGCCGCCACCCAGAAATACAATACGAAGAAACGTCCTCGGATGCACTCATTGCAGAGCCTTCTCGTATAGGACAACATGTCGACTCCGCGACCGTTGTTACAGCTCTGAAGAGTCTCAAGGAATCTTTGCGTGTTCCCCTGACGCTTTATTACTTTGAGCAATACAGCTATCAGGAGATTGCTGATGTAATGGAATTGCCTGTGGGAACAGTCATGTCGCGCCTCTATCGAGGAAAAGCCGAATTATACAACCAACTTAAGGATCCGCAACCGCAAGCGAAGAACGGCAATATTTAA
- a CDS encoding SCO family protein yields the protein MSLRLSGSIFVACSLFALQLLGAERVFEVNGVIRGKLLDGRPVIEQEEIPGYMMAMTMVFNVSDHSEIVNLEAGDRVRFKFHVSEDSSFADQFIVLARGADSSVVERVSNGFQQSLGPGDLFPEFQLKNESAAAITEDILSDKFTVVTFMFTRCPVPEFCPLLATRFSAIQNQAQSDPQFGLRIRLLSITLDPDFDTPAVLSSYAKLVGADPNRWSFATGEMDQITSLTRAFQMGVKRGNASLDHTLITALVGPDGRLIHVWPGNRWQPEQVLEEVKNAEIAGSCCVGAECEE from the coding sequence ATGTCTCTACGATTGAGTGGTTCTATCTTTGTAGCTTGTAGCTTATTTGCCCTGCAACTGCTTGGCGCTGAAAGGGTGTTTGAGGTGAATGGCGTCATTCGAGGCAAACTGCTCGACGGTCGTCCAGTAATCGAGCAGGAGGAAATTCCCGGTTACATGATGGCGATGACGATGGTCTTCAATGTTTCGGATCACTCTGAGATTGTGAATTTGGAAGCAGGCGATCGAGTGAGGTTCAAATTTCATGTGAGTGAGGATTCCTCTTTTGCTGATCAATTTATCGTTCTGGCTAGAGGAGCTGATTCGTCGGTCGTCGAAAGGGTCTCGAATGGTTTTCAGCAGTCGTTAGGCCCCGGAGATTTGTTTCCAGAATTCCAACTTAAGAATGAATCGGCTGCTGCAATTACCGAAGACATTCTCTCGGATAAATTCACGGTCGTAACATTTATGTTTACCCGTTGTCCGGTCCCGGAGTTTTGTCCACTCCTGGCTACCAGGTTTTCGGCCATTCAAAACCAGGCACAGAGTGATCCGCAGTTTGGGCTCAGGATTCGGTTGCTGAGTATCACTTTGGATCCAGACTTCGATACACCGGCTGTTCTTTCCTCCTATGCCAAACTGGTGGGGGCCGATCCGAATAGGTGGAGCTTTGCCACTGGAGAAATGGATCAAATTACGTCGTTAACCCGCGCTTTTCAGATGGGCGTCAAACGCGGAAACGCCTCCTTGGACCATACATTGATCACAGCTTTGGTTGGACCGGATGGACGATTAATCCATGTGTGGCCTGGTAATCGCTGGCAGCCGGAGCAGGTTTTGGAAGAGGTCAAAAACGCTGAGATAGCGGGATCGTGTTGTGTGGGAGCTGAGTGCGAGGAGTAG
- a CDS encoding azurin produces MIKSLNFFLLLTIASIGLVLSGCGKSEPEQTAPPPPAQAPADGMRTIQITGNDTMQYNITEIRAKTGEKIRIVFTNIGKMPKQAMSHNWVLLKPMDLSAFNAWAMSAATKAPTYLPDDKSAILASTKMLGPGETDTIEFSAPAQAGEYPYLCTFPGHFAIMKGKLIVE; encoded by the coding sequence ATGATCAAATCACTCAATTTCTTTCTGTTATTAACTATAGCCTCGATCGGACTAGTTTTATCCGGTTGTGGTAAATCAGAACCGGAGCAAACTGCGCCCCCACCGCCTGCCCAAGCACCTGCGGATGGTATGCGAACGATCCAAATAACTGGCAACGACACGATGCAGTACAATATTACCGAGATTCGAGCCAAGACGGGAGAGAAGATCCGGATCGTCTTCACCAACATAGGCAAAATGCCGAAACAGGCTATGTCGCACAATTGGGTTTTGCTCAAACCGATGGATCTTTCTGCCTTCAACGCCTGGGCCATGTCCGCAGCCACCAAAGCACCCACCTACTTGCCCGACGACAAATCAGCTATCCTCGCCTCCACTAAAATGCTCGGTCCTGGGGAAACCGACACCATCGAATTTTCAGCACCAGCACAAGCCGGCGAATATCCCTACCTCTGCACCTTCCCGGGCCACTTCGCCATTATGAAAGGTAAGTTAATAGTGGAGTAG